In Flavobacterium sp. N1736, the following are encoded in one genomic region:
- a CDS encoding RHS repeat protein, whose protein sequence is MAKYILFLFTLLLPITIFSQTIANPYTSTEERFKSPQIHLLKEFVDHPVDLSRGLVDVSVPIYDIQFDDKTIPVSLMFHASGLKADVTENGMLGLKWALNAGGFISREVRGYPDERRPHKTIPGLWYTPDWMTLYGGAGDKGYFNNNPIFEGLGLPDLGNYLGSDYNGKRGKYEDTEYDIFTFSLPNGQSGKFILKDDNGIKSASFMPYKAYKLNSQPVVEYGVYNKLAYIKFEIVDDQGYIYCFGTSNSGKAYYEYTTNYDYINSWHLTSITSPNKKDIITFDYLKTSIITKSELVPVVINDKLDNFVNYFNMENCPGATYNSSLFNALESIIHNSRRYFVENYNVYPYIRDETCYLSKITYNNLNVDFSYNENTGDVNLLILSNIKVFADNKIIRKAEFDVHLSENPIGGSSPNPSYLNAVNIKGSTNEIIEKYSFDYYYFDKIPSVDKLSNRADYWGYYNSQVENVIQKDTAEIFFTIPSCMGNTSQIFQREIGSGNNRYSNGEDMKIGMIKSITYPTGGTTTFDYEANRYKNDDITKECGGLRIKSVIDKDRNGKELKKRTFTYGENEDGIGKIPPYLKPDRILFNAFEEKQTTYYIKDNRIFLDSSGMPYWFNDFGEGSYRTRYITGFFPGSFYTFLYNLVSYDKVTEYYGDSSNNIGKIENYYETNSPVRNDYEFDTRFFEFQKDKIAVDPSNFWYGNKIYKKIEYKIENRLYYRVKQTDYTYVPKIVDEFVDLSIFKFQDFIGYDLKDGKPSIRTATEELERIINNPGSFFGYKAQKYTIGSEILSSVREESFFKNGKSIVQTITNTYDNNKATFLKESTTTSSKGENLTQKFLYPFNINTGVYSQMTQANVISPLIEKVALKGDKVTGSALLTYKKSDDNFVPDQNLMTELSIPVPYSGFMNFNGSGKDLHYNANPEITYDLYDDYGNPKQITSKGKITTCYVWGYDKKYPIAKIENAAYTAGLPNSITPTQQTLIDNAISATVSETTLLTEANLITKLQLLREGFPIAMVSTYTYDPLIGITSITDPRGYTTYYEYDVFGRLKQVKDKESKILSSNNYHYRN, encoded by the coding sequence ATGGCCAAGTACATTTTATTTTTATTTACTCTACTGTTACCCATAACAATCTTTTCACAAACAATAGCAAATCCTTATACTTCAACAGAAGAAAGATTTAAATCTCCACAAATCCATCTTTTAAAAGAATTTGTTGATCATCCTGTAGACCTTTCAAGAGGATTAGTTGATGTTAGTGTCCCAATATACGACATTCAATTTGACGATAAAACTATACCCGTAAGTCTAATGTTTCATGCTTCTGGATTAAAAGCTGATGTTACTGAGAATGGAATGCTTGGTCTAAAATGGGCTCTAAATGCAGGGGGGTTTATTAGCCGAGAGGTAAGAGGTTACCCGGATGAACGAAGACCTCATAAAACCATTCCTGGTTTATGGTATACTCCAGATTGGATGACTTTGTATGGGGGAGCGGGAGATAAAGGTTACTTTAATAACAACCCAATTTTTGAAGGACTTGGTCTGCCGGATTTAGGAAATTATTTAGGATCAGATTATAATGGGAAACGGGGAAAATATGAAGATACTGAATATGATATTTTTACATTTTCTTTACCAAATGGACAAAGTGGCAAATTTATCTTAAAGGACGATAATGGAATAAAGTCAGCCTCATTCATGCCTTATAAGGCTTATAAATTGAACAGTCAACCTGTGGTTGAGTATGGTGTTTATAATAAATTGGCTTATATTAAATTTGAAATCGTTGATGATCAAGGGTATATCTATTGTTTCGGAACCAGTAATTCAGGTAAAGCCTATTATGAGTATACTACAAATTACGATTATATTAATTCCTGGCATTTAACTTCAATAACTTCCCCAAATAAAAAAGATATTATAACTTTTGATTATTTAAAGACAAGTATAATAACAAAGAGTGAACTAGTGCCTGTAGTAATTAATGATAAACTGGATAATTTTGTCAATTATTTCAATATGGAAAATTGCCCAGGGGCAACATATAATTCTTCTCTTTTTAATGCATTAGAGAGCATAATACATAATTCTCGAAGATATTTTGTAGAAAATTACAATGTATATCCCTATATAAGAGATGAAACCTGCTATTTGAGTAAAATTACTTATAATAATCTTAATGTGGATTTTTCTTATAATGAAAACACTGGGGATGTTAATCTTTTGATATTGAGTAATATTAAAGTATTTGCTGATAATAAAATAATACGAAAGGCTGAATTTGATGTACATCTAAGTGAAAATCCAATTGGAGGCTCAAGTCCAAATCCAAGTTACTTAAATGCTGTTAACATCAAAGGATCGACGAATGAAATAATAGAAAAATATAGTTTTGATTATTATTACTTTGACAAAATTCCTTCTGTAGACAAATTATCCAACCGTGCCGATTATTGGGGGTATTACAATTCTCAGGTTGAAAATGTAATACAAAAAGACACGGCAGAGATTTTTTTTACGATTCCAAGTTGTATGGGTAATACGTCTCAAATATTTCAAAGAGAAATTGGCAGTGGTAATAACAGATATAGTAATGGAGAAGACATGAAAATTGGCATGATTAAATCTATTACTTATCCAACTGGCGGAACAACAACTTTTGATTACGAAGCCAATCGATACAAGAATGATGATATAACGAAAGAATGTGGAGGATTAAGAATTAAAAGTGTCATTGATAAAGATAGGAATGGAAAGGAACTTAAAAAAAGAACATTTACATATGGTGAAAATGAAGATGGAATAGGTAAAATTCCACCATATCTTAAGCCTGATAGAATTCTCTTTAATGCTTTTGAAGAAAAACAAACTACTTATTACATTAAGGATAACAGAATATTTTTGGATAGTAGTGGGATGCCATATTGGTTTAATGATTTTGGAGAAGGAAGTTATAGAACAAGGTACATAACAGGTTTTTTTCCCGGTAGCTTCTATACTTTTTTATACAATCTGGTATCTTATGATAAGGTAACTGAATACTATGGAGACAGTAGTAATAATATTGGTAAAATTGAAAATTATTATGAGACTAATAGTCCTGTACGTAATGATTATGAATTTGATACACGCTTTTTTGAATTTCAAAAGGACAAAATTGCTGTTGATCCTTCTAATTTTTGGTACGGTAATAAAATTTATAAAAAAATTGAATATAAAATAGAAAATAGACTTTATTACAGAGTAAAACAGACCGATTATACATATGTGCCAAAAATAGTAGATGAATTTGTTGATCTTTCCATATTTAAGTTCCAGGATTTTATTGGTTATGATTTAAAAGACGGAAAACCATCTATAAGAACAGCCACTGAAGAATTGGAGCGAATTATAAATAATCCAGGATCATTTTTTGGTTATAAAGCTCAGAAATACACGATTGGATCTGAAATCCTGAGTAGTGTTAGAGAAGAGTCATTTTTCAAGAATGGCAAAAGTATCGTTCAGACCATTACTAATACATACGATAACAATAAGGCAACATTTTTAAAAGAAAGTACCACAACGAGTTCTAAAGGAGAGAATTTAACGCAAAAGTTTTTATATCCTTTTAATATTAATACAGGGGTATACAGTCAAATGACACAGGCCAATGTTATTTCACCATTGATTGAAAAGGTTGCATTAAAAGGAGATAAGGTAACGGGCAGTGCTTTACTTACCTATAAAAAGAGTGATGATAATTTTGTGCCGGATCAAAATCTTATGACAGAATTAAGTATTCCTGTTCCTTATTCAGGATTTATGAATTTTAACGGATCAGGCAAAGATTTGCATTACAATGCTAATCCTGAGATTACCTATGATCTTTATGATGATTATGGCAATCCAAAACAAATTACATCAAAAGGAAAAATAACGACTTGTTATGTATGGGGATATGATAAGAAATATCCAATAGCAAAGATAGAAAATGCAGCATATACTGCAGGTTTGCCAAATAGCATTACTCCAACCCAACAAACACTTATAGACAATGCAATATCTGCAACAGTTAGTGAGACTACCTTGCTTACAGAAGCTAATCTTATAACCAAGTTACAGCTATTAAGAGAGGGTTTTCCTATCGCTATGGTAAGTACATATACTTATGACCCTTTAATAGGAATTACAAGTATAACTGATCCTAGAGGCTATACTACATATTATGAATATGATGTGTTTGGTCGCTTGAAACAAGTGAAGGATAAGGAAAGTAAGATTCTTTCTTCAAATAATTATCATTACAGAAACTAG
- a CDS encoding RHS repeat domain-containing protein: protein MVKYILFLFTILLPVTTFSQTIANPYTSTEEKFKSPQVHLLKQFVDHPVDLSRGLVDITIPIYDIKFANQTIPIKLMFHPSGLKANAAENGILGLKWALDASGFISREVKGIPDEQRPHKQGITTWYTPDWMTLYGGGADRGYTNNNVVFRDNLGYLDGYPWNSQGKYEDTEYDIFTFSLPNGQSGKFILKDNNGEKSASFMPYKPYKLNNPEVGFAYSNNQFYKFDITDDQGYVYSFGKRDSYTYCEFDIENKYTNSWMLTSITSPNKKDVITFDYILTTTDGNSPLTPLTINDDLDDPNGNYYFEGQCNVSADGALMVALKDILWERSGYLNKNYNPVPYHNNSFYQLTKITYNKLVINFIYPGNGKLNKIEILNDNKILQKAEFNIVNNEQSYLNSVIIKDPTDNIVEKYSFDYYHLDKLPSVQNLANKADYWGYYQSEVENVILKDTVNILFNQPGCAENQVIFREEIGSGNNRYSNAEDMKVGMIKSITYPTGGTTTFDYESNQYKDNSNTIRQCGGLRIKSIINEGKYGSKATKREFTYGENEDGIGRIPSYLTPDVAIRNSFEETRTMYLIDDDTDPNIGYSKGTYRSRYMSGFFPGSYYAFLYNIVAYDKVTEYSGEIDNNIGKIENYYSINIPLNSDYEFDYNSSSHQRYIIDPSSFWRGNHLSKKIEYKKDNQIYSKVKETEYLYEENTIDEIYDLSILKFKNVVGYKTSGDTPHWSAITELQLIKDHPTEFFGYKTQKYTIGAENLSSTREEVFFNNGKSIVQTTTNKYDNNKPTFLKESITTTSKGDNLTQKFLYPFNINAGVYSQMTQANVISPLIEKVALKGDKVIGSSLLTYKKSDDNFVPDQNHVTELSIPVPYSGFTNFNGSGKDLHYNANPEITYDLYDDYGNPKQITSKGKITTCYVWGYDKQYPIAKIENAAYTTGLPNSITTVQQTLIDNAILASVGETTLLTEANLITKLQLLREGFPDAIVTTYTYDPLIGITSITDPRGYTTYYEYDTFGRLKQVKDKDSKILSSNNYHYKEQ from the coding sequence ATGGTCAAATACATTTTATTTTTATTTACGATACTATTACCAGTAACTACCTTTTCGCAAACAATTGCAAATCCTTATACGTCAACGGAAGAAAAGTTTAAATCTCCGCAAGTACATCTTTTAAAGCAATTTGTTGATCATCCTGTAGATCTTTCCAGAGGATTGGTTGATATCACCATTCCTATATATGATATAAAATTTGCAAATCAAACAATACCAATAAAACTGATGTTTCATCCGTCAGGGCTTAAAGCCAATGCTGCAGAGAATGGAATACTTGGCTTAAAATGGGCCTTAGATGCAAGTGGTTTTATTAGCCGGGAAGTAAAAGGAATTCCAGACGAACAGAGACCACATAAACAAGGAATTACAACATGGTACACACCTGATTGGATGACCTTATACGGAGGAGGGGCAGATAGAGGTTATACTAATAATAATGTTGTTTTTAGGGATAATTTAGGATACCTGGATGGATATCCGTGGAATAGTCAGGGAAAATATGAAGATACAGAATATGATATTTTCACTTTTTCTTTGCCAAATGGACAAAGCGGAAAATTTATTTTAAAAGATAATAATGGGGAAAAATCAGCATCCTTCATGCCTTATAAACCCTATAAATTAAATAATCCTGAAGTTGGATTTGCATACTCCAACAACCAATTCTATAAGTTTGACATCACTGATGATCAGGGATATGTCTATAGTTTTGGAAAAAGGGATTCGTATACATATTGTGAATTTGATATAGAAAATAAATACACTAATTCATGGATGTTAACTTCTATAACTTCTCCAAATAAAAAAGATGTCATAACGTTTGATTACATTTTGACAACTACCGATGGAAATAGCCCACTTACACCGCTAACAATTAATGATGATCTGGATGATCCTAATGGCAATTATTATTTTGAGGGACAATGTAATGTAAGTGCTGATGGAGCTCTTATGGTGGCATTAAAAGATATATTATGGGAGCGTTCAGGCTATTTAAATAAAAATTATAATCCTGTTCCGTACCATAATAACAGTTTTTATCAATTAACCAAAATTACATACAATAAATTAGTTATAAATTTTATATATCCTGGTAACGGAAAATTAAATAAAATTGAAATATTAAATGATAATAAAATATTACAAAAGGCGGAGTTTAATATAGTGAATAATGAACAATCATATTTAAATTCTGTCATTATCAAGGATCCAACTGATAATATAGTAGAAAAATATAGTTTTGATTATTATCATTTGGATAAATTGCCATCGGTACAAAATTTAGCCAACAAGGCTGATTATTGGGGCTATTATCAATCTGAAGTCGAAAATGTAATATTGAAAGATACTGTAAATATTTTGTTTAACCAACCAGGTTGTGCTGAAAATCAAGTAATATTCCGGGAGGAAATAGGAAGCGGAAACAACAGGTACAGCAATGCGGAAGACATGAAAGTTGGGATGATTAAATCTATTACTTATCCAACAGGAGGAACAACAACTTTTGACTATGAAAGCAATCAATATAAAGATAATTCAAATACAATCAGGCAATGTGGAGGATTAAGAATTAAAAGTATTATAAATGAAGGCAAATATGGCAGCAAAGCCACAAAAAGAGAATTTACCTATGGTGAAAATGAAGATGGTATAGGTAGAATCCCTTCTTATCTTACGCCTGATGTCGCTATCCGTAATTCTTTTGAAGAAACAAGAACAATGTATCTTATTGATGACGATACTGATCCAAATATTGGTTATTCTAAGGGAACTTATAGAAGCCGTTACATGAGCGGTTTTTTCCCAGGCAGTTATTATGCTTTTTTATATAACATTGTAGCTTATGATAAAGTAACAGAATACAGTGGTGAGATCGACAATAATATAGGTAAAATTGAAAATTATTATTCGATTAACATCCCATTAAATTCTGATTATGAATTTGATTATAATAGTTCTAGCCATCAAAGATATATCATTGATCCTTCTTCTTTTTGGAGAGGCAATCACTTATCTAAAAAAATTGAGTATAAAAAGGACAATCAAATTTATTCCAAAGTAAAAGAAACGGAATATTTATATGAAGAAAACACAATAGATGAAATCTATGATCTTTCGATATTAAAGTTTAAAAATGTTGTTGGGTATAAAACTTCCGGAGATACTCCACACTGGTCTGCAATAACTGAATTACAACTCATAAAAGATCATCCTACTGAGTTTTTTGGCTATAAAACCCAAAAATATACTATTGGCGCAGAAAATCTAAGTTCTACAAGAGAAGAAGTGTTTTTTAATAATGGAAAAAGTATCGTTCAGACCACTACAAATAAATACGATAACAATAAACCAACATTTTTAAAAGAAAGCATTACAACAACTTCCAAAGGAGATAATTTGACTCAAAAGTTTTTATATCCTTTTAATATTAATGCAGGAGTATACAGCCAAATGACACAGGCCAATGTTATTTCTCCATTAATTGAAAAAGTCGCATTAAAAGGAGATAAGGTAATAGGCAGTTCTTTGCTTACCTATAAAAAGAGTGATGATAATTTTGTACCGGATCAAAATCATGTGACAGAATTAAGTATTCCCGTTCCTTATTCCGGATTTACGAATTTTAACGGATCAGGCAAAGATTTACATTACAATGCTAATCCTGAGATTACCTATGATCTTTATGATGATTATGGCAATCCAAAACAAATTACATCAAAAGGAAAGATCACTACTTGCTATGTATGGGGATATGATAAGCAATATCCAATAGCAAAGATCGAGAATGCCGCATATACTACAGGTCTGCCCAATAGTATTACTACAGTCCAGCAAACACTTATAGACAATGCAATACTGGCTAGTGTTGGTGAGACTACTTTGCTTACCGAAGCTAATCTTATAACCAAATTACAGCTATTAAGAGAGGGTTTTCCTGATGCTATAGTAACCACTTACACTTATGATCCGTTAATAGGAATTACAAGTATAACAGACCCTCGAGGATATACTACATATTATGAATATGATACGTTTGGTCGTTTGAAACAAGTGAAGGATAAAGACAGCAAAATCCTTTCTTCGAATAATTATCATTACAAAGAACAATAA
- a CDS encoding DUF6443 domain-containing protein produces MNSKNKYSHFGFLIFLIIILSLACNIPIFAQNSGNGQLTLSGDVNVNYGDRKIYTLQDLSNTDGNVGSNYNNFEWISDGDVLTPDSFNKKEVQIEWYSWGQKTIKVLYNRYGESEQFYAEFTVNVQANPATPEPPVILSSNCSQVVLQRSNPNLSNITWYWQSSSTGTSTSNSNTTITLTSGTEYFLRANANGNWGQASSVQYSLTPTAPVVGTITQPTSTVTTGSVELSNLPNDGVYIINPGNIMLAGSSRIITGLNPSTTYNFTVTNASGCTSPASANVVINGAPSSQLPTPTISGVVQPTCANNTGHFVITNYNPAYTYTAFPTLGATFSGANVTIQNARGNDYYISPTSYMIKASLGLSESYLSEKVDINTQIVTPAAPVISSVTQPSASSTGSVVLSGLPFYDSWTINPGNISGHGTTATINGLAASAKPYKFTITNSSGCTSAPSADVLINGFCGISNENYVHTIIPKIGSTSVSGLASDQKNESITYYDGIGRPIQTIDIKAGFKSDGTALDIIKHIEYDEFGRQIKEYLPYTDTFNCGAFRGNTLINLAIDEVYNTAKYENTLNPYSEKKFEASPLNRILKQAAPGEDWKLGNGHEIKLDYQTNADNEVKNFEVNFVLSNGIYTPELTNVGYYNSNELYKNIVYDENTSADPSEKDGSTVEFKNKQGQVVLKRTYGTVEKGTTNEEYNTYYVYDDFGNLSFVIPPKAVDLIDANTTTDANPISTAVIEPGNSLHIKAANSITLAVGFHAKTGSTFSAVIGSYSETVLDDLCYQYKYDQRNRLIEKKLPGKDWEYIIYDKLDRPILTQDANLRINKKWLFTKFDVFSRPVYTGEYTNAEKITRTDMQILVDAAAAVFETRQSVNTINGTTVYYSNNAFPNDANINLFTINYYDDYGFDTIPVTPPAPITNTKGLATGSKIRVLGKPDWITNWNYYDDKGRPVYSYSKNDYLNTTSSVKTELDFVGKVLQTTSTHSRNSITTTIVDAFTYDGAGRLTKQTQAINGTTTPEIIVANTYDELGQLTSKKVGGKTAQGLQTVDFKYNIRGWLKNINDVSAIGNDLFAFQINYNEIADINKKLFNGNISQTFWKTANQDTGLKNYTYTYDKLNRLTNAVDNLNKFNESLNYDKNGNITNLVRLGEIVGGVPLITNPSDFGTMDNLVYTYDGGNKLQIVSDSANDTYGFKDDFIGTGADTTTDYTYDGNGNMKTDTNKGITNITYNYLNLPTQVTIAGQNINYEYDATGVKQQKTANGIVTDYAGGFIYEGNQLKFFSQPEGYVAYNSGTFDYIYQYKDHLGNVRLSYDKNLAIQEENNYYPFGLKQKGYNNVNSITTGNSTAQRYKFQSEELQDELGLNTYAYGWRDYDPAIGRFNKIDRYTENYADVSPYSYITNNPVFFREIKGDSIRAVFYDIEGNRNKKIPKAVQKMFNEEFGIQIGYNADTEMLYFVGSVESELSQSADVTNSLTDALKDTNGGSDSDKYGRIEFGYNRRRRDGSGNVSLGVYSAGWTQIDLASFDSNGDDKNIRYSSALDHRAFNMARVFEHEYFGHFKTKTGAGADGGRFSMGSAVEISNVFSRQRNLPERLHYGDGYDNRIYFGKTLQYSSQGEQRKAVKEMVNKPGTNNLFIEMKK; encoded by the coding sequence ATGAATAGCAAAAACAAATACAGTCACTTCGGTTTTTTAATATTTTTGATTATTATATTATCATTAGCATGTAATATACCAATTTTTGCCCAGAATAGTGGTAATGGACAACTAACTTTATCAGGAGATGTAAACGTTAATTATGGAGATAGAAAAATTTATACTCTTCAGGATCTTTCTAATACAGATGGTAATGTCGGTTCCAATTATAATAATTTTGAATGGATTTCTGACGGTGATGTATTAACTCCGGACAGTTTCAATAAAAAGGAAGTTCAAATAGAATGGTATTCCTGGGGGCAAAAAACAATAAAAGTTTTATACAATCGTTATGGAGAATCTGAACAGTTTTATGCAGAATTTACGGTAAATGTACAAGCTAATCCCGCAACTCCTGAGCCTCCAGTAATATTAAGCAGCAATTGTAGTCAGGTCGTTTTACAGAGAAGTAATCCTAACTTGAGTAACATTACCTGGTATTGGCAGAGTAGCAGTACAGGAACAAGTACCAGTAACTCAAATACAACAATAACATTAACCAGCGGTACAGAATATTTTTTGCGTGCTAATGCAAACGGAAATTGGGGCCAGGCTTCAAGTGTTCAATACAGTCTTACTCCAACTGCTCCGGTTGTGGGAACAATTACTCAGCCAACATCAACTGTAACAACAGGAAGTGTTGAGCTGTCGAACTTACCAAATGACGGTGTATATATTATTAACCCGGGAAATATCATGCTTGCAGGTTCCAGCAGAATAATAACAGGCTTGAATCCTTCAACAACGTATAATTTTACGGTAACAAATGCTTCAGGCTGTACTTCTCCCGCTTCGGCTAATGTGGTAATAAATGGAGCTCCATCAAGCCAGCTTCCTACGCCAACAATTAGTGGGGTTGTACAACCCACATGTGCTAATAATACAGGGCATTTTGTTATTACTAATTATAACCCTGCCTATACTTATACAGCATTCCCTACTTTAGGAGCTACCTTTTCAGGAGCTAATGTAACCATACAAAATGCAAGAGGAAATGATTATTATATCAGTCCGACCAGTTACATGATAAAAGCAAGTTTAGGGTTGAGTGAATCATATCTTTCTGAGAAAGTAGATATTAATACACAAATAGTAACTCCTGCCGCTCCCGTAATTAGTTCTGTTACTCAGCCTAGCGCATCTTCTACAGGAAGTGTTGTCTTATCAGGTTTACCATTTTATGACAGCTGGACAATTAACCCGGGAAATATCTCCGGACATGGAACTACTGCAACAATAAACGGATTAGCAGCTTCTGCAAAGCCATATAAATTCACAATTACGAATTCATCAGGATGTACGTCTGCTCCTTCTGCTGATGTATTAATTAATGGTTTTTGCGGTATCAGTAATGAAAATTATGTTCATACGATTATTCCTAAAATTGGATCGACTAGTGTATCTGGTTTAGCATCTGATCAAAAAAACGAATCTATAACCTATTATGACGGTATCGGAAGACCAATACAAACCATAGATATAAAAGCAGGTTTTAAAAGTGATGGAACAGCATTAGATATCATAAAACATATAGAATATGATGAGTTTGGCAGGCAGATAAAAGAATATTTGCCCTATACTGATACATTTAATTGTGGAGCCTTTAGAGGAAATACTTTAATAAACCTTGCCATAGATGAGGTTTATAATACGGCTAAATATGAAAATACTCTAAATCCATATTCGGAGAAAAAATTTGAAGCTTCACCACTTAACAGAATATTAAAACAAGCTGCTCCGGGTGAAGATTGGAAATTAGGCAATGGTCACGAAATCAAATTAGATTATCAAACCAATGCAGATAATGAAGTGAAAAATTTTGAGGTGAATTTTGTTTTATCAAATGGTATCTACACTCCAGAACTAACAAATGTGGGTTATTATAATAGTAATGAACTATATAAAAATATTGTCTATGATGAGAATACAAGTGCTGATCCTAGTGAAAAAGATGGGTCAACAGTAGAGTTTAAAAACAAACAAGGACAGGTTGTTTTAAAAAGAACTTACGGAACTGTAGAAAAAGGAACAACGAATGAAGAATACAATACGTATTATGTTTATGATGATTTTGGAAACCTTAGTTTTGTCATTCCTCCAAAAGCAGTAGACCTAATTGATGCTAATACCACTACTGATGCAAACCCAATATCGACAGCGGTAATCGAGCCAGGAAATTCATTGCACATAAAAGCGGCTAATTCTATTACATTAGCAGTAGGATTCCATGCAAAAACAGGCAGTACTTTTTCTGCAGTTATCGGTAGCTATAGCGAAACTGTTTTAGATGATTTATGTTATCAGTACAAATACGACCAAAGAAACAGACTTATAGAAAAAAAATTACCGGGTAAAGATTGGGAATATATCATTTATGATAAACTCGACAGACCAATCCTTACTCAGGATGCTAATTTAAGAATCAATAAAAAATGGCTGTTTACTAAATTCGATGTCTTTAGCAGACCTGTTTATACGGGAGAATATACAAATGCAGAAAAAATAACCCGAACTGATATGCAGATTCTGGTAGATGCAGCTGCAGCAGTTTTTGAAACCAGACAAAGCGTAAACACAATAAACGGAACAACGGTATATTACAGTAACAATGCTTTTCCTAACGATGCAAACATCAATTTGTTTACCATCAACTATTATGATGATTATGGTTTTGATACTATTCCGGTTACGCCTCCTGCACCAATTACAAATACAAAGGGTTTGGCAACGGGAAGCAAAATACGTGTTTTAGGAAAACCAGATTGGATCACCAACTGGAACTATTATGACGATAAAGGAAGACCGGTTTATAGCTATAGTAAAAACGATTACCTGAATACAACAAGCAGCGTAAAAACAGAACTTGATTTTGTTGGTAAGGTTTTACAAACAACATCTACACATTCCAGAAATAGCATTACAACCACTATAGTAGATGCTTTTACCTATGATGGCGCAGGAAGACTGACCAAACAAACACAAGCCATTAACGGAACAACTACGCCTGAAATTATAGTTGCCAATACCTATGATGAATTAGGGCAATTGACCAGTAAAAAAGTAGGTGGAAAAACCGCTCAGGGTTTACAGACCGTAGATTTTAAATATAATATTAGAGGATGGCTCAAAAATATTAATGATGTCAGTGCTATTGGAAATGATTTGTTTGCTTTTCAAATTAATTACAATGAGATTGCCGATATCAATAAAAAATTATTTAACGGAAACATCAGCCAAACTTTTTGGAAAACAGCCAATCAAGATACCGGTTTAAAAAATTACACCTATACGTATGATAAACTAAACAGGCTAACTAATGCGGTTGATAATTTAAACAAATTTAATGAGAGTTTGAATTACGATAAAAACGGGAACATTACTAATCTTGTAAGATTAGGAGAAATTGTGGGCGGAGTTCCATTAATTACCAACCCATCTGATTTTGGTACTATGGATAATCTTGTGTATACGTATGATGGAGGAAATAAACTACAGATAGTGTCAGACAGCGCCAATGATACTTACGGATTCAAGGATGATTTTATTGGAACAGGAGCTGATACAACCACAGATTATACCTATGATGGTAACGGGAATATGAAAACCGACACCAATAAAGGAATTACTAATATAACTTATAATTACCTTAATTTACCAACACAGGTAACAATAGCAGGGCAAAATATAAATTATGAATATGATGCCACAGGAGTAAAACAACAAAAAACAGCAAACGGAATTGTTACTGATTACGCAGGAGGATTTATTTATGAAGGCAATCAATTGAAGTTTTTCTCTCAACCCGAAGGTTACGTAGCCTATAATTCTGGAACTTTTGATTATATTTACCAGTACAAAGACCATTTAGGAAACGTTCGTTTGAGTTATGATAAAAATCTGGCGATTCAGGAAGAGAACAACTATTACCCGTTTGGTCTTAAACAGAAAGGATATAATAATGTTAACAGTATAACTACGGGTAATAGTACCGCACAGAGGTATAAGTTCCAAAGTGAGGAACTTCAAGATGAGCTAGGTCTTAATACATACGCATATGGTTGGCGAGATTATGATCCAGCAATTGGAAGGTTTAATAAAATAGATAGGTATACAGAAAATTACGCTGATGTATCTCCTTATAGTTATATTACCAATAATCCTGTTTTTTTTAGAGAAATAAAAGGAGATAGTATTCGGGCAGTATTTTATGATATTGAGGGAAATAGAAATAAGAAAATTCCAAAAGCAGTTCAAAAAATGTTTAACGAAGAGTTTGGCATCCAAATTGGTTATAACGCAGATACTGAGATGTTATATTTTGTAGGATCTGTAGAGTCTGAATTGTCTCAATCTGCGGATGTAACGAATAGTCTTACTGATGCTTTGAAAGATACAAATGGCGGATCGGATAGCGATAAATATGGTAGAATTGAGTTTGGATATAATAGAAGGCGTCGGGATGGTAGTGGTAATGTTAGCTTAGGTGTGTATTCCGCTGGGTGGACACAGATTGATCTCGCTTCATTTGATTCAAATGGTGATGATAAAAATATTAGATATAGTTCTGCATTAGATCATCGCGCATTTAATATGGCACGGGTATTTGAGCATGAATATTTTGGTCATTTTAAAACAAAAACAGGGGCCGGAGCAGATGGAGGTAGATTTAGCATGGGATCTGCTGTAGAAATTTCTAATGTGTTTAGCAGACAAAGAAACTTGCCAGAAAGACTACATTATGGAGATGGTTACGATAATAGAATTTATTTTGGTAAAACACTACAATATAGTAGTCAAGGTGAACAAAGAAAAGCTGTAAAGGAAATGGTAAACAAACCAGGTACAAACAATTTATTTATTGAAATGAAAAAATAA